The following coding sequences are from one Neovison vison isolate M4711 chromosome X, ASM_NN_V1, whole genome shotgun sequence window:
- the LOC122896446 gene encoding ADP-ribosylation factor 1-like: MGNIFSNLFKGFFGKKEMRMHSHGGLGCCRRTTIPYKQKLGEIVATVPTVGFTVETMETMEDKTISLTVWDSGGQDKAPPLWHHRFQNTQGLIFTADRSDREQDLPNTTNAAEITDRLGLRSLHPRNWYSQAT, from the coding sequence ATGGGAAATATCTTCTCGAACCTCTTTAAGGGCTTTTTTGGCAAAAAAGAAATGCGCATGCATTCTCATGGTGGGCTTGGATGTTGCAGAAGGACCACCATCCCGTACAAACAGAAGCTGGGTGAGATCGTGGCCACCGTTCCCACCGTAGGCTTCACTGTGGAAACCATGGAAACCATGGAGGACAAGACCATCAGCCTCACCGTGTGGGACTCAGGTGGCCAGGACAAGGCCCCGCCCCTGTGGCACCACCGCTTCCAGAACACACAAGGTCTCATCTTCACAGCCGACAGAAGTGACAGAGAGCAGGACCTCCCCAACACCACGAATGCAGCGGAGATCACGGACAGGCTGGGGCTGCGCTCCCTGCACCCCAGGAACTGGTACAGTCAGGCCACCTGA